One window of the Colletotrichum destructivum chromosome 6, complete sequence genome contains the following:
- a CDS encoding Putative chromodomain-helicase-DNA-binding protein: protein MMSSPLEPGPTNGYRSPEGDSPSPVADAGHQSDSDLSDVRDNAARLASPSPSPDPNDSTGYMNGAPDFAESESSGDENNASDDADFDMDEDAASIVQSDGAGDVHSSSNDSQRPTKRKVAAREDDFIKANPELYGLRRSSRPTQQRRMVDSSDETDSDVAPTNRRTVKRRRVETSRQSSKRGTPARQPSTDSDSDSDNYGGARAKSLQKKARRQREAQPSLLLAEKRWSSRRAAQVQQGAYEESDVDDEEDGSELTPNYYAADVVDDSPYIDKVLRHKLKDGLELSWSSTRNDFEYYIKWQGKSHLHDTWETAETLRSMRGYRRVENYFRTIVEHELLIRFGEDIPPETKEQFFLDRERSEEALEDYTKVDRVVAIRDGDDETEYLVKWKGCYYDECTWEVASAIKSDFQDKIDQFLDRSSRSWVSNRKESNPDTRTRMTKLEAQPDYIKGGELRSFQLRGLNFLCLNWTRANNVILADEMGLGKTVQSVSFLSWLRNEREQEGPFLIVAPLSVIPAWGDTFDHWSPDMNYVVYLGNETSRSTIRDNELMVNGNPKKPKFNALITSYEMILQDWQFLQQIKWQALLVDEAHRLKNKESQLYARLVGFGVPCKILITGTPIQNNLAELSALMDFLNPGKVVIDEELENLAGNDTQEKLQDLHKSIAPYILRRTKETVESDLPPKTEKIIRVELSDVQLEYYKNILTRNYAALSNATGQKNSLLNIMMELKKVSNHPYMFAGAEDRVLAGSTRREDQIKGLIASSGKMMLLDQLLTKLKKDGHRVLVFSQMVKMLDILSDYMALRGYKFQRLDGTIAAGPRRMAINHFNAEDSDDFCFLLSTRAGGLGINLMTADTVVIFDSDWNPQADLQAMGRAHRIGQKKPVSIYRLVSKETVEEEVLERARNKLLLEYLTIQAGVTDDGKAFREEMNKKGLKIDGPNSAEDIQLILKMRSQKMFEQSGNQERLEQLDIDSILENAEITKTKVDDKMNLSSGGIDWDNFMQYTDVKVDDLTLDWDQIIPADELAVIKAEEDKRKNEEYVAKVAAESAPRRVTMKNRNETDRSDRLAKKRQREEQQRQEAEEQRALLSDPKRPLNEKETRNLLKAFFRYGSMEDRGDEIVQEARLAERDRDYLKSILDDFVKTCEDALNENTARLMDDERKLGKSLTKKDKKAVLVDFGEVRKMNAETAVERPQQLRLLRQTIRKNDDFKTFRLADATKAAHYSCEWGAREDGMLLVGIDKYGFGAWAQIRDDDQLDMSDKFFLEEHRIEKKEERIKGAEKVVNSPGAVHLVRRSEYLLSVLQAKHSTDPLAHRAVENHHRNNKRLANGHRRSDVGSSAASPAPPALKKNGSHRDRERSHGDHHRSRSNADERGTPRPESKRKHSGHDEGRIPKHRRMEETRRTKSDEQQSPRSDRPRNRDEGERSSKHRRPEDHRHGDERRRSSNTPRASQPDSERRNQALRRLDQLRKMGDNKEEREKDADAMLWYLLKPVRGNFEAILVTTKERVKSSKERAKIFGEELVVIGNFLDREFVQERDNALKNRFWEFLANLWPVDSTSNEVTGDRLSAMYRVLQAREVKKHNGDTPAAAPTNGTAATS, encoded by the exons ATGATGTCTAGCCCCCTCGAACCCGGTCCCACCAACGGGTACCGGTCGCCGGAGGGTGATTCTCCCTCTCCAGTAGCCGATGCCGGTCACCAGAGTGATAGTGATCTCTCAGATGTGCGCGATAATGCCGCACGTCTCGcttcaccgtcgccgtcgccggatCCCAATGACTCGACCGGTTACATGAATGGCGCACCCGACTTCGCCGAATCAGAAAGTTCCGGCGACGAAAATAACGCATCTGATGATGCCGACTTTGACATGGACGAAGATGCGGCGTCCATTGTCCAGAGCGACGGGGCCGGCGACGTCCACTCGAGCTCTAACGATTCCCAGCGGCCTACGAAGCGGAAAGTTGCCGCTAGAGAGGATGACTTCATTAAGGCAAACCCTGAGCTATACGGGTTAAGAAGAAGC TCACGTCCGACGCAGCAGCGCAGAATG GTCGATTCCTCTGATGAAACTGATTCCGATGTTGCTCCTACGAACAGGAGGACAGTGAAGAGAAGACGCGTCGAGACATCAAGACAGT CTTCTAAACGAGGTACACCTGCGCGGCAACCGTCGACAGACTCTGACTCCGACTCTGATAACTACGGCGGTGCTCGCGCGAAGAGTCTCCAGAAGAAGGCACGTCGACAGCGTGAAGCACAGCCgagccttctcctcgccgagaagcgTTGGTCGAGCAGAAGGGCTGCCCAAGTGCAGCAAGGCGCCTACGAGGAGAgcgacgtcgatgacgaggaagacgggtCTGAACTCACTCCCAACTATTACGCGGCAGACGTAGTCGACGACTCCCCATACATCGATAAGGTCCTCAGACACAAGCTCAAAGATGGTCTCGAACTTAGCTGGAGCTCAACGAGAAATGACTTCGAGTATTACATCAAGTGGCAGGGAAAGTCGCACCTACACGATACATGGGAGACGGCGGAAACTCTGCGTAGCATGCGAGGTTATCGCAGGGTCGAGAACTACTTCAGAACCATCGTGGAGCACGAGCTTCTCATTCGGTTCGGCGAGGACATCCCTCCCGAAACTAAGGAACAGTTCTTTTTGGACCGCGAACGATCCGAAGAAGCACTGGAAGACTACACCAAAGTGGACAGGGTTGTCGCTATCCgcgacggtgatgatgagACCGAGTACTTGGTCAAGTGGAAGGGCTGCTACTACGACGAATGTACGTGGGAGGTTGCGTCAGCCATCAAGTCAGATTTTCAGGACAAGATTGACCAGTTCCTGGATCGGTCATCACGTTCATGGGTTTCTAACCGCAAAGAGTCCAATCCGGATACACGGACAAGAATGACCAAACTTGAAGCACAACCCGACTATATTAAGGGCGGCGAACTGCGTTCATTCCAGCTCAGAGGCCTGAATTTCTTGTGTCTCAACTGGACTCGCGCCAACAACGTTATTCTTGCCGATGAGATGGGCCTCGGGAAAACCGTTCAAAGCGTCTCGTTTCTCAGCTGGCTTCGCAACGAGCGCGAACAAGAAGGCCCGTTCCTTATCGTTGCGCCCCTCAGCGTCATCCCCGCATGGGGCGATACCTTCGACCACTGGTCTCCAGACATGAATTACGTCGTCTACCTTGGCAACGAGACTTCCCGCAGCACCATCCGTGACAACGAGTTGATGGTCAACGGCAATCCTAAGAAGCCCAAGTTCAATGCCCTCATTACCTCGTATGAGATGATTCTCCAGGACTGGCAGTTTCTTCAGCAAATCAAGTGGCAGGCTttgctcgtcgacgaagcccaTCGTCTGAAAAATAAAGAGTCTCAACTGTATGCGAGACTCGTCGGTTTCGGGGTACCGTGCAAGATCCTGATCACAGGCACGCCCATTCAGAACAACCTGGCTGAGCTTTCGGCACTCATGGACTTCCTCAACCCCGGGAAAGTCGTCATTGATGAGGAACTAGAGAACCTCGCTGGAAATGATACCCAAGAAAAGTTGCAGGACCTACACAAGTCAATCGCCCCTTACATCTTACGCCGCACAAAGGAGACTGTTGAGTCAGATCTTCCACCCAAGACCGAAAAGATCATCAGAGTCGAGCTTTCGGATGTTCAGCTGGAGTACTACAAGAACATCCTTACGAGGAACTATGCTGCTCTGTCCAATGCCACGGGTCAGAAGAACTCGTTGCTCAACATCATGATGGAGCTGAAGAAAGTGAGCAATCATCCGTATATGTTTGCCGGTGCCGAAGACAGAGTactcgccggcagcacccGTCGGGAGGACCAAATCAAGGGCTTGATTGCTAGCAGTGGAAAGATGATGCTTCTCGATCAACTTCTCACGAAGCTCAAGAAAGACGGCCACAGAGTCCTTGTTTTCAGTCAGATGGTCAAGATGCTAGACATTCTCAGCGACTATATGGCTCTCCGGGGCTACAAATTCCAACGTCTTGACGGCACTATCGCCGCGGGTCCTCGCCGCATGGCAATTAACCATTTCAACGCCGAGGATAGCGACGACTTTTGCTTTCTGCTTTCCACCAGAGCAGGTGGATTGGGTATCAATTTGATGACCGCCGATACTGTCGTCATTTTCGACTCCGACTGGAACCCACAAGCAGATCTGCAAGCGATGGGACGCGCCCACCGCATCGGACAGAAAAAGCCTGTTAGCATTTACCGTCTGGTATCCAAAGAAActgtcgaagaagaagttctCGAGCGAGCTCGCAACAAGCTTCTGCTTGAGTACCTCACAATTCAAGCTGGCGTCACTGATGACGGCAAGGCATTCCGCGAGGAAATGAACAAGAAGGGTCTAAAGATTGATGGTCCGAACTCTGCGGAGGATATCCAGTTGATCCTCAAGATGCGCTCGCAGAAGATGTTTGAGCAAAGTGGCAACCAAGAGCGTCTCGAACAGCTCGACATTGACTCTATCCTGGAGAACGCCGAAATCACGAAGACCAAGGTCGACGACAAGATGAACCTTAGCAGTGGTGGTATCGACTGGGACAACTTCATGCAGTACACCGATGTGAAGGTGGACGACTTGACCCTCGACTGGGACCAGATCATTCCTGccgacgagcttgccgttATCAAAGCCGAGGAGGATAAGCGCAAGAATGAGGAGTATGTGGCAAAGGTCGCTGCTGAGAGCGCTCCGCGCAGGGTAACAATGAAGAACCGGAATGAGACGGACAGATCGGACCGTCTTGCGAAGAAGCGACAGAGGGAAGAGCAGCAACGccaggaagccgaggaacAGCGTGCCCTGCTATCTGACCCGAAACGCCCACTCAATGAGAAGGAAACACGAAACCTTCTGAAGGCTTTTTTCCGATACGGTTCTATGGAAGACCGTGGTGACGAAATCGTTCAAGAGGCTCGGCTCGCCGAACGCGACCGCGATTACCTCAAATCAATACTGGACGACTTTGTCAAGACTTGCGAGGACGCCCTCAACGAGAACACTGCACGTCTCATGGACGATGAGCGAAAACTTGGGAAGTCattgacgaagaaggacaagaaggccGTCCTGGTCGACTTTGGCGAGGTGCGGAAGATGAACGCCGAGACAGCTGTCGAACGTCCGCAGCAGCTTCGCCTGCTGAGGCAAACCATTCGGAAGAATGATGACTTCAAGACATTCCGTCTCGCCGACGCGACCAAGGCAGCCCACTACTCATGTGAATGGGGCGCGCGAGAGGATGGGATGCTTCTTGTTGGCATTGACAAGTATGGTTTCGGCGCTTGGGCGCAGATACGAGACGATGACCAGCTGGACATGTCCGACAAATTTTTCCTCGAAGAACATCGcatcgagaagaaggaagagcgGATCAAGGGAGCTGAAAAGGTGGTCAACTCCCCCGGTGCTGTTCATCTCGTTCGCCGCTCAGAGTATTTGCTCTCTGTGCTTCAGGCGAAGCATTCAACCGACCCGTTAGCTCACAGAGCCGTCGAGAACCACCATCGGAACAATAAGAGATTGGCCAACGGACATCGTCGCAGTGATGTGGGCAGCAGCGCGGCGTCACCTGCTCCGCCAGCACTCAAGAAGAACGGCTCGCATCGGGATAGAGAGCGCAGCCACGGCGACCATCATCGCAGCCGCAGCAACGCCGATGAGAGAGGCACGCCGCGGCCTGAGTCGAAGAGAAAACACTCGGGCCACGACGAGGGCCGCATCCCCAAGCATCGGAGAATGGAAGAGACGCGACGCACAAAGAGCGATGAACAGCAGTCTCCTAGGTCTGACAGACCTCGGAATCGCGATGAGGGCGAGCGTAGCAGTAAGCACCGTCGCCCGGAGGATCATCGGCATGGAGACGAACGCAGGCGCTCGAGCAATACCCCGCGAGCCAGTCAACCCGACAGCGAGCGTCGCAATCAAGCACTTCGAAGGCTTGACCAACTTCGTAAAATGGGAGATAacaaggaggagagagagaaggatgCGGACGCCATGCTGTGGTATTTGCTGAAGCCTGTTCGTGGAAACTTCGAGGCCATTCTGGTTACAACAAAGGAGAGGGTCAAGTCCAGTAAAGAACGAGCCAAGATCTTTGGCGAGGAGCTAGTTGTCATTGGCAACTTTCTGGACCGCGAATTTGTCCAGGAGCGAGACAACGCGCTCAAAAACCGCTTCTG